One part of the Hydrogenobacter sp. T-2 genome encodes these proteins:
- the trxB gene encoding thioredoxin-disulfide reductase, giving the protein MELTLDFSTDKIYDVVIIGGGPAGASAAIYTARAGLSTLVLYRAEADGALGVTQQIENYPGIRGPLSGYELLKLIREHAKAFGAEFVRGKVIATDLLGEIKKVYTIDGREFKGKAVIIASGAMERTNKYKGEEEFLGKGVSYCGVCDAAFFKDRPVAVIGEDDYALEEAEFIARFANKIYLVVPSSRIKAPHEMVSEIQFNPKVEILLHHRVLEIVGTSLVEGLWVQNVNTKERKLLQVDGVFIFLGGNKPSVDFLMNQVEMTGDHCIVVNEEMMTSVPGVFAAGDVLCTNIKQAVIAAADGVKAALAVDKYLNKKAKITAQW; this is encoded by the coding sequence ATGGAGCTGACTTTGGACTTTAGCACGGATAAGATTTACGATGTTGTCATCATTGGTGGTGGTCCTGCTGGTGCCTCTGCGGCTATATATACCGCAAGAGCTGGGCTCTCCACACTGGTGCTATACAGAGCTGAGGCAGATGGAGCGTTAGGAGTGACGCAGCAGATAGAGAATTACCCAGGCATAAGAGGTCCCTTATCTGGTTATGAACTTCTAAAGCTCATCCGCGAGCATGCCAAAGCCTTTGGTGCGGAGTTTGTAAGGGGCAAGGTGATAGCCACAGACCTTCTCGGTGAAATAAAAAAGGTCTATACCATAGATGGAAGAGAGTTTAAGGGAAAAGCGGTAATAATAGCATCTGGTGCTATGGAGAGAACAAACAAGTATAAGGGTGAGGAAGAGTTTCTTGGCAAGGGTGTATCCTACTGTGGAGTCTGCGACGCTGCCTTTTTCAAAGATAGACCTGTGGCGGTTATAGGAGAGGATGACTATGCCCTTGAGGAGGCTGAGTTTATAGCCCGCTTTGCAAATAAAATTTACTTGGTTGTGCCCTCAAGCAGGATAAAAGCTCCTCACGAAATGGTCTCCGAGATACAATTTAACCCAAAGGTAGAAATTCTTTTGCATCACAGGGTTTTGGAGATAGTTGGCACATCTCTTGTGGAAGGCTTATGGGTTCAGAATGTAAATACAAAGGAGAGAAAACTTTTACAGGTGGATGGGGTTTTTATCTTTCTGGGTGGCAACAAGCCTTCTGTGGACTTTTTGATGAACCAAGTGGAAATGACAGGAGACCACTGCATAGTAGTTAACGAGGAAATGATGACCTCCGTTCCGGGCGTTTTTGCTGCAGGCGATGTGCTCTGCACTAACATAAAGCAGGCTGTGATAGCTGCTGCGGATGGAGTAAAGGCTGCCCTTGCGGTGGACAAATACCTTAACAAAAAAGCAAAGATTACCGCCCAGTGGTAA
- a CDS encoding polyprenyl synthetase family protein, with protein sequence MVNTQDIRERIVSYLDPEVREVYDIGAYIISSGGKGVRPLLTIMVCEALGGDVERVIPLAVGIEYVHIASLLHDDVVDGAQRRRGKKSANLVFGNQACVLTGDYMYAKALSLYAQYGNLESIQVLSDAVMKMSQGQLLELKSLGKIIDQETYFRIIDYKTGALFGACMAVGALMAERKDHWDFYQMGLLAGRAFQLIDDALDYAGTEEKIGKPVGSDLAEGKCTYPLLSVLDKLTEEEKQLFYKGEHENLRSLVLKYGGVEKTQEKARGELERVLRFLKGWDRTGAIENLMTRLIYRES encoded by the coding sequence ATGGTAAACACTCAGGATATAAGAGAAAGGATAGTATCTTATCTTGACCCAGAGGTAAGAGAAGTTTACGACATAGGAGCATACATAATATCCTCTGGAGGTAAGGGTGTAAGACCGCTTCTTACCATTATGGTATGCGAAGCCTTGGGTGGTGATGTGGAAAGGGTTATCCCCTTGGCGGTTGGCATAGAATACGTGCATATAGCCTCCTTGCTTCATGACGATGTGGTGGATGGTGCACAGAGGAGAAGGGGCAAAAAAAGTGCTAACCTTGTCTTTGGCAATCAGGCATGCGTGCTAACAGGCGATTATATGTATGCAAAGGCACTCTCTCTGTACGCACAGTATGGAAACCTTGAAAGCATACAGGTCCTTAGTGATGCGGTGATGAAAATGTCTCAGGGACAGCTTCTTGAACTTAAAAGTCTTGGGAAAATTATTGATCAGGAAACCTACTTTAGAATAATAGACTATAAAACGGGTGCACTCTTTGGAGCTTGTATGGCTGTCGGAGCTCTTATGGCTGAAAGGAAAGACCATTGGGATTTTTATCAAATGGGTCTTCTTGCGGGTAGAGCCTTTCAACTTATTGATGATGCTCTGGACTATGCAGGCACTGAGGAAAAAATAGGCAAGCCCGTAGGTTCTGACCTTGCGGAAGGAAAGTGCACCTACCCCCTTCTTAGCGTGCTTGATAAACTAACTGAGGAAGAAAAACAGCTCTTTTACAAAGGGGAACATGAAAATCTCAGGAGTCTCGTTTTGAAATACGGTGGTGTAGAGAAGACTCAAGAAAAAGCCAGAGGGGAGCTTGAAAGGGTTTTGCGGTTCTTAAAGGGCTGGGACAGAACTGGTGCTATAGAGAACCTTATGACAAGGCTGATATACAGAGAAAGTTAA
- the fliS gene encoding flagellar export chaperone FliS translates to MNAYLENMVLTANPVRQVILLYEKAISCLDEAVELMEKGSVETEEIRRKYEAMGRATEILTVLDTTLNMDQGGEIAKTLREVYQALINDLIRITVEGDEPQTLRKVVRILTELKESWEEVEKKIYGRPEATAPAV, encoded by the coding sequence ATGAACGCATATCTTGAAAACATGGTTCTTACCGCAAATCCAGTAAGGCAGGTAATACTTCTGTATGAAAAAGCTATTTCATGCCTTGATGAAGCGGTAGAACTTATGGAGAAGGGTTCAGTAGAAACAGAAGAAATAAGAAGAAAGTATGAAGCTATGGGTAGAGCAACGGAGATACTCACAGTGCTTGATACCACTCTTAATATGGATCAGGGCGGAGAAATAGCGAAGACTCTACGTGAAGTGTATCAAGCTCTTATAAATGACCTAATAAGGATTACGGTGGAAGGTGATGAGCCACAAACGCTTCGTAAAGTGGTAAGAATCCTTACCGAGCTAAAAGAAAGCTGGGAAGAGGTGGAGAAGAAGATCTATGGAAGACCTGAAGCAACTGCTCCTGCGGTGTGA